A genomic region of Ignavibacteria bacterium contains the following coding sequences:
- a CDS encoding type II toxin-antitoxin system RelE/ParE family toxin — MPHIKLYPQKIIHSVCRLKHFPRSGRKIPEFDNEFMREVLMDNYRIMYLLTETTAFVFTVMHGRRDVWKKLL, encoded by the coding sequence TTGCCACACATAAAATTGTATCCTCAAAAAATTATCCATTCCGTTTGCCGATTAAAACATTTTCCCCGAAGCGGAAGAAAGATTCCGGAGTTTGATAATGAATTTATGCGTGAAGTGCTTATGGATAACTACCGGATAATGTATTTGCTTACCGAAACAACTGCGTTTGTATTTACTGTTATGCACGGCAGAAGAGACGTATGGAAAAAATTATTGTGA
- a CDS encoding response regulator → MRQRIRDVLLVSSLYDLYLFEEDGRLYELIRNEYHDLYISHAPEITRVSSGRDALKLVSEEKRFDLLITTLHIEDMHALKFAQLIRDAGVSIPIILLAYDDRELKELVTHHDVSAFTKIFLWQGDYRLIIGIIKHLEDKMNVEHDTKTAGVQSIILIEDDIRYYSLFLPAIYSEILEQSRRLISEGMNLSHKYLRMRARPKILLCTTYEEAWEYFQKYEEHILGIISDVDFFQNGKQNSHAGIEFVQNVKEKYFDIPVLLQSQSQEHRKEAQNIGASFLAKNSETLMSELREFIFNFFSFGDFIFRTSDGAQVGVATDLTSLEENLRSVPIESVLFHAERNHFSRWLKARTEFLLAYQLRPRHISDYHSEEEMRDDLVSCLRSYRFIQRKGLITDFVKETFDPQNSFARIGGGSLGGKARGLGFINVLLTMYDIRNKFSGVEIVVPTTVVLGTEVFDKFLDMNELRTFALNSNNDEEITEKFLSAQTFPEKILQQLSMFLEMIHEPLAVRSSSLLEDSQYHPFAGVYRTYMIPNNNSNTATRLEELLNTIKRVYASTYFHSAKEYIKATSYRLEEEKMAVIIQKMIGAEHSIRFYPDISGVAKSYNFYPLPPQKPLDGIVSVALGLGKIIVDGGITVRFCPKYPAHLLQFSSAEETLRNNQTEFFALKFQSNEHDFRSMDDALVQSHSIDIAEADGTLAYVGSTYSLDNDVVYDGCSQKGIRVVTFAPILRNKIFPLPQILTMILDLGSWGMGTPVEIEFAVNLSVASGKPKQFGLLQMRPLVLGREFQELRFDDVEKNKILCESDRILGNGVSRDIYDIIVVDIHRFERAQSRETAREVALFNEKLCEEKKPYLLIGVGRWGTLDPWLGIPVKWDQISGAKVIVETPFKDMDVEPSQGSHFFQNITSFMVGYFSVVPKMNSGFIDWQWLLEQVAIEEKIYTRHLAFALPLVVKMNAHKNKGVILKPE, encoded by the coding sequence ATGCGGCAACGGATCCGCGATGTTCTTCTCGTTTCCAGTTTATACGATTTGTATCTTTTTGAAGAAGATGGAAGACTGTACGAACTCATTCGCAACGAGTATCACGATTTGTACATCAGCCACGCACCGGAAATTACCCGCGTATCCAGTGGAAGAGATGCATTGAAACTGGTGTCGGAAGAAAAACGATTCGACCTTTTGATTACAACGCTGCACATCGAAGATATGCACGCATTGAAGTTTGCGCAACTTATTCGAGACGCAGGAGTTTCCATTCCCATCATCCTTCTTGCGTACGACGACCGCGAGTTGAAAGAATTGGTAACGCATCACGATGTTTCGGCGTTCACGAAAATTTTTCTATGGCAAGGAGATTATCGGCTCATCATCGGCATCATTAAACATCTCGAGGATAAAATGAATGTCGAACACGATACGAAAACCGCAGGCGTTCAATCCATTATACTTATCGAAGACGACATACGATATTACTCATTGTTTCTTCCTGCGATCTATTCGGAAATTCTTGAACAATCGCGGCGACTTATTTCCGAAGGAATGAATCTCTCTCATAAGTATTTACGAATGCGCGCGCGTCCGAAAATTCTGTTATGCACAACGTATGAAGAAGCGTGGGAATATTTTCAAAAGTATGAAGAACACATTCTCGGCATTATTTCCGATGTTGATTTTTTTCAGAACGGAAAACAAAATTCGCATGCTGGAATTGAATTTGTGCAAAATGTAAAAGAAAAATATTTTGACATTCCCGTTCTCCTGCAATCCCAATCACAAGAACATCGCAAAGAAGCACAGAACATTGGCGCATCATTTCTTGCAAAAAATTCTGAAACATTGATGAGTGAACTGCGCGAGTTTATTTTCAATTTTTTCAGTTTCGGCGATTTTATTTTTCGCACCTCGGACGGTGCACAAGTTGGCGTTGCAACGGACTTAACATCCTTGGAGGAAAATCTCCGTTCTGTTCCGATTGAAAGTGTGTTGTTTCATGCAGAACGCAATCATTTTTCGCGTTGGTTAAAAGCGCGAACGGAATTTTTACTTGCATACCAGTTGCGTCCGCGTCATATTTCGGATTATCATTCAGAAGAAGAAATGCGCGACGACCTTGTTTCGTGTCTTCGCAGTTATCGTTTCATTCAGCGCAAAGGACTCATCACCGATTTTGTGAAAGAAACATTTGACCCGCAAAACAGTTTTGCAAGAATCGGGGGAGGTTCGTTGGGAGGAAAAGCGCGCGGTTTAGGATTTATCAATGTTTTGCTTACAATGTACGATATTCGGAATAAATTTTCCGGCGTAGAAATTGTTGTTCCAACAACCGTTGTTCTCGGAACGGAAGTGTTCGACAAATTTCTCGATATGAATGAACTGCGAACATTTGCGCTGAACTCCAACAACGATGAAGAAATCACGGAAAAATTTCTGAGCGCACAAACGTTTCCCGAAAAGATTCTTCAGCAACTTTCTATGTTTTTGGAAATGATACACGAGCCGCTTGCCGTGCGTTCATCAAGTCTTCTGGAAGATTCGCAATATCATCCGTTTGCAGGAGTGTATCGCACGTATATGATTCCGAATAACAATAGCAATACGGCAACGCGTTTGGAAGAATTATTGAACACGATAAAACGAGTATATGCATCTACGTATTTTCATTCGGCGAAAGAATATATCAAAGCAACATCGTATCGTTTAGAAGAAGAAAAGATGGCGGTAATCATTCAAAAAATGATTGGAGCCGAACATTCGATTCGTTTTTATCCCGATATTTCCGGCGTTGCAAAGTCGTATAATTTTTATCCATTGCCGCCGCAAAAACCGTTGGATGGTATTGTTTCCGTTGCGCTGGGTTTGGGAAAAATCATTGTTGACGGAGGAATTACCGTACGTTTTTGTCCAAAATATCCCGCGCATTTATTGCAATTTTCTTCTGCAGAAGAAACGCTGCGGAATAATCAAACGGAATTTTTTGCACTGAAATTTCAAAGCAACGAACATGATTTTCGTTCGATGGATGATGCGCTTGTGCAGTCGCATTCGATTGATATTGCGGAAGCCGACGGAACGCTTGCGTATGTTGGCTCAACGTATTCTCTCGATAATGATGTAGTGTATGACGGTTGTTCCCAAAAGGGAATTCGTGTGGTAACGTTTGCGCCGATATTACGGAACAAAATATTTCCGCTTCCGCAAATTCTCACGATGATTTTGGATTTGGGAAGTTGGGGAATGGGTACGCCGGTGGAAATAGAATTTGCTGTGAATCTTTCCGTTGCATCGGGAAAACCAAAACAGTTTGGATTGTTGCAAATGCGTCCGCTTGTTCTCGGAAGAGAATTTCAGGAATTGCGGTTTGATGATGTAGAAAAAAATAAAATTTTGTGCGAGAGCGATCGGATATTGGGAAATGGAGTTAGTCGCGACATTTACGATATCATCGTTGTAGATATTCATCGTTTCGAACGTGCGCAGAGCAGAGAAACAGCAAGAGAAGTCGCTTTGTTCAATGAAAAACTTTGCGAAGAAAAGAAACCGTACTTGCTTATTGGCGTTGGAAGATGGGGAACGCTAGACCCGTGGTTAGGAATTCCGGTAAAGTGGGACCAAATTTCCGGCGCCAAGGTCATTGTTGAAACTCCGTTCAAAGATATGGATGTTGAGCCGTCGCAGGGTTCTCATTTTTTTCAGAACATCACGTCGTTTATGGTGGGATATTTCAGCGTGGTTCCAAAAATGAATAGTGGATTTATAGATTGGCAATGGCTTTTGGAACAAGTTGCAATCGAAGAAAAAATATATACGCGTCATCTTGCATTTGCTTTGCCGCTCGTTGTAAAAATGAACGCACACAAAAACAAAGGAGTAATTTTGAAACCGGAGTAA
- a CDS encoding type II toxin-antitoxin system VapC family toxin — translation MSGNNILLDTNAVLYALGGKLDLETIPDGVFSISFVTELELLSYPKLTKENEELIEQFLSDIEIIEMNQEIKRETIHLRKNHKLKLPDALICATSLYKDATLLTYDKKLKKVNEINVLVLK, via the coding sequence ATGAGTGGGAATAATATTCTTTTGGATACGAATGCAGTTTTATATGCGCTGGGAGGAAAACTTGATTTAGAAACAATTCCCGATGGAGTATTTTCTATTTCATTTGTGACAGAGTTGGAATTGCTCTCCTACCCAAAATTGACAAAAGAAAACGAAGAACTTATTGAACAATTCTTGAGCGACATTGAAATTATTGAAATGAATCAGGAAATAAAACGAGAGACAATTCACTTACGAAAAAACCATAAATTGAAATTACCCGATGCATTGATTTGCGCAACTTCTCTTTACAAAGATGCAACGCTACTTACGTATGACAAGAAATTGAAAAAGGTTAACGAGATAAATGTTTTAGTTTTGAAATAA
- a CDS encoding DUF2283 domain-containing protein translates to MRLQYYPETDSLYIDLTSKTSVESKEISDGVVLDYDEVGNLVGIDIDNASNKIEMKKLIVNKLPAEMQLLAA, encoded by the coding sequence ATGAGATTACAATATTATCCCGAAACAGATTCGCTTTACATTGATTTAACTTCAAAGACGAGTGTAGAGAGTAAAGAAATTTCCGATGGAGTTGTGTTGGATTACGATGAAGTTGGAAATTTAGTTGGCATTGATATTGACAACGCAAGCAACAAAATAGAAATGAAAAAGTTGATTGTAAATAAATTGCCCGCAGAAATGCAATTGCTTGCAGCGTGA
- a CDS encoding DUF4926 domain-containing protein has product MFNELDTIVLAKNIHEHHLTIGDVGAIVYKYENADAYEVEFVTAEGNTVAVVTLEEKDIRPMEHNEILHVRELLAA; this is encoded by the coding sequence ATGTTTAACGAACTCGATACAATAGTTTTAGCAAAAAATATACACGAACACCATTTAACCATTGGCGATGTTGGCGCAATTGTGTACAAATACGAAAACGCCGATGCGTATGAAGTAGAATTTGTAACAGCAGAAGGAAATACTGTTGCTGTTGTTACATTGGAAGAAAAAGACATACGCCCGATGGAGCATAATGAAATTTTGCACGTGAGAGAATTGCTTGCCGCGTAA